The DNA window ACTCGCTTCACACATATCCCCTATACCATCACCATCAGTATCTGCCTGACCTGGATTAGCAACAGCAGGACAATTATCATTTACCCACATAACACCATCAGCATCGCTGTCCGTTTCAAAACAATCTACTTTTCCATCAACATTGGAATCGACAGGCATAGCTACATCGGCTCTATCGTTAGGCCATTTACCACTTAAAACACGTTTGGTTAAGATGAAAACATCATTAAGCTGAGCTCCACTTGTGCAATCCAAATCAGCACGGCGTGACTCCACAACTGCACAGGCTGGTTTAGCTCGCATATTAAACCATTCAGTTAAGCATTGAGCATCATCATAAGCAATAAGATTATCACCAGTAATATCACCATCACGAGCTGGTTGAGCATTACAAGACGTTGCACCACATCCATTTTGGCAGGTGTTTACGCATCTATAATATTGCAATCCAGCACCTTCACCAACACAACCATAAGTCCACGATTGACCATTCGTGCATTGATCGGTACCTACGACGTTGCGCCCTTTAATGGTCGCTGTTGTTCTTCCATTTACTTTTGAACACGCAGTAGCTGCTTGAGGAACACAACTCTCAGCAAGACGAGCTGGCATTTTTAGTGATGGAGCTTTCATTCCTGCTTTCTGAACCTGAATTGCTTGACCAGCAAAGGCAGTATTCTCACTTTCTTCACTTCTCTCTTGAAAACCATCACCCACAGATCGTTGGGAAATAAAATACGCTCCCAGAGCAACGACCAAACAGATGACCAGAACAATACCTATAGTTTGATGTTTCGTTAAAGACATAATATCACCTTCTTTTTAGAAAGAAAGTAAGATCAAACAGTTTATAATTATTCCTTTTTTATAAAAATATCTAATACCAGCCTAAGAATAAAAAAAGTGCATTTAACTTACTAAAAAACAACCGTTAAATCACCATGTAATCATTTTATGTGCTTTCTTAAAATTATGATACGCAGGCCAACAGTTTTGAATTGCATACTTTTTAAGAGAACCGTCCAAAAGACTATCTAACTTATCCATTACTTCTTTAGCATGTTTAGCATCATGTCCCCCATGGCCATGCCCGCCATGCCCTTCCCCATGACTTCCTTCATCATGATAAAAATCACCAAATAATTTTCGCATAAACCCCTTTTTCGTTGCATGCCCTTTTCCACCATCATGATGCTCTTTTTTAGCAGATTCACGTTGATCACGAGCTTGTGCAAGATATATTTTCAAATCATCGCCTAATGCCTCCATAGCTTGTTGCACTGATGCCGAGACATTTCCCATAAGATGAAGTGCTTCTTCTTTCTTAAGTTCTTTATATTTTTCAACTTGTTCATCAGACCAAGTATACACCCGATAATTCATTTCATACCTGCCTATATGTACTGGTCCTCGTTGATATCCTTCCTGAACTACTTTCAATTCTGGTCGAGTGCGATAGTTAAATGTTGCCAAAACACACGCATTAGCACCAATTTCTTTTTCATGACCATGTTCATCATGAAGTTTTCCAGCAACGACTCGTTTACGTGCTAATAACTCAATATCAAGCATACTTCCTTCAAAAGCAGAGATAATGTCAGGAGAACGCATACTTGCTTCTTTAAATGAAAGACGTTCCACATGTCGAAGATAGGGTTTAACCCACTCTAAGTACATGTTGATGATTTGATAATGTTGTTCTAAGTAGTTCAACATGAACCGCTTACGACTTGCATGTTCCATATGGGTGCTCTTTTTCCATTGCATGAACTGTTGAAGATGCCTTGCAAGAACCCGTAAAACATTTTTGTTAAAATCTTTCCCCAACCCATTGACATGTGCTTCAAGTTCCCCTGAATCTTTAAACCCAGGAGCATCAAAGAATAAATCTGGAAGTGTAATAAATTCAAGTTCCCGAGCCATCCCATAAACTGATGCAGCACTCTTACCACCGCCCTGCACTAAATCCACAAAAATTCCTTTAAGAGTAATCTCTGCGCTATTTCCCCGTGATTTAAGTGGTTTAGCGAGTTCTTTTTCTGCTTCAATGTAATACTCTAGACGTTCATCAATAATACGTAGTTCACGAACCATCTGAAACAATTCTTTGATCATTTTTCCCGTCGTTGCCAAAAATTGAGAAATCTTATCTTGTTGAGCGCCTAATCTTTGCTGAGTAACGCCAAAAAACGCAGAATTTTCCGCTGCAGCAAATGTATCTTCTAATTTTTCAACAATAGCAAAACTTTGTCGAAGCTCTTCAAGAACCCAAAAATAAGGTTCCTCAAGACTAAGATCATACACCTCATAAGAAAGACGAAACGATTTTTTTGGTTTAGGAAACCCAGTTGAAGCAAAATCACTTCCTACATTTTTTGTAGCCAAAATTTCGCATTTTTCTTCATCTTTAAACCCAAATTGAGCAAGAAGCTCTTTGCGCGTAAGCGGCCGTTTAGGTTTATCTTTAGAACTCTTTTCTTCCTTATGACCCTTATCAGAATGTGCGCTGCTCATAAATTCATCTTATATCCTCTTTATGTTACCAATAGCATATAGCGTTAATAAAATTTTCTTTTTAATAAACCAAAAATCAGATCAAAAAATAAAAAATAGACCGAAAAATAAACTAAAGAGAAACTACTCTTTAGGCATGCATCCAGGACCAAACCCTTGTCGAGTTCCTTTAGCATTGCAATACTGACCCATCGTTGCGCAATCAGAAATAACCGTTACTGGATCAGATCCACAACTGGTAAATGTTTCATTCTTAAAGACAGTCCCTTCACATCGTAAATTTTCGGCACGGAGAGCAACACAACAACGACCTGTTGAAACATCACAGCCTAATCTTTCCCGACAAACAACATCAGCTTCAATCTTAACTAGATTATCTCCACCTGCCCGATTAGCAGCATACCCATCAGGGTTCTTAGGTTTGTCAGAACAATAATAGTTTTTTGAAGAAATCGGGTGCTGTTTTCCGATATCTCGCCAATCTACAGCTTGAGGTAGAGGAGCATTGATGTTAGAACAAGCATTTCGAAAGATCCCCTTGTGAGTTACAACCCCGCCTAACGTAAGATCAAACCGATTTTCTATACGATCAGGAACAGTACGCCCTTGCATATCAACATAATGGCAAAACTCAGCAAGTGGCGCTACTACAGGTTCAACAGGAAGAGGGGTTTCATCACACACATCACCAACAGTATCACTATCACGATCTGCTTGATCTCGATTCGATTTTTGAGGACAATTATCGCAAAGATCTCCAAAACTATCATCATCAGAATCAAAATTATCTTCACCAGATACTAAAACACAACGATCACAAAGATCCCCATAGATATCACCATCTCGGTTTAGTTGATTCTGATTAGCAACATAAGGACAATTATCCACCTGATCAAGGATAGTATCACCATCACTATCAGTTTGAGCTTGATTCTTTCCCGAAACAGCATCCCTAAAAGAAGAGTTAATAAAAAAACCAGCAACAATAACTATCGCAAGTGCTACTACAATAAGAGCAAGAATTGATGAACGATTCATAATCACACCTCTGAGTATTAGAAAGAAAAATGGATTTATATATCTATGGTTCTGGATGATCCAAACTCTAGATTAAAAAAATAAATTCAAACACATTTGATTTCATTTAACATTTTAAATGGAAATACTTTTTTTAGGATTTTTTAAATTTATTTTACACATGTAAAAAATAAAAGACCCTGTTGCTCCTCAACGAGAACTGAAGAAAATACTTTCCCAAGATCTTCACACCATTCTTGTTTTGACTTAGTCCAAACTTGTTTTTGCCGTTGCCAATCGTTGATAGGACGAGCTGATAACACTACAACAAATGTCCCCCCCAACTCCAAAACACGCCAAACTTCTTTAATCAAAGAATCTAAATGTGACACATAATTTAAAACAAATACAGCAGTAGTGCTGCCAAAAGATTGATCTGAAAAAGGCAAAGGATTTTCTAAATCTCCCTGCACCTTTTCATAACATTCATCGTTAAATGCCAACATTTTAGGTGAAACATCTAAACCAACCGAAGAAAGATAACTACAAGACCCGCAGCCCAAATCAAGATTTTTTTTCCCGTGCAAAAAAGAAAGTTTTTGCGTAATAAACGCGCGAGTAGATCCATCAATTTTAGTACGCCATAAAAATGCTTCAGCATTCCAAAACGCCGTATTTTTTTCAGGCCAGCCTACCGCCCAAGAAACATTCAAAGACAAACTTCGCAGCTTTTTCTCTACATCTAACCCATATTGTAGCTCTACAAGACCCTCTAAAAATTGCGCTTCTGGATCAGGGATAGGTGGTTTTTCCATTTTTTACATCTTAAAATAAGGACTTATTAAAAGAGTATGCTGCATTAAAAGAGTAACGCTGCAAGACCACTAAACGCCTGAAACAAAACTCCTCCCTGAATACTTCCGATTAATAACACAAAACTCAACATCAGAACTCGACCAAGACAAATAAAAACCTCTCTGCTCACAAAATAACTCACACTATGGCCCCGTGCTTTATCAAATTCAACAGCTTCAAGCGGAGGAATACGCACCCCATTAATGATTGCGCCAATAATAGAAACCGCAAAAACATGAAATGGCGTTGCAACAAATGCTCGCGCAACCCACGCTAATGATTCTAAAACACCCATAACATGAATTAATGTATGCTTATTCATATGATCACTATATTTCCCAATAATCCACATTAACACTGCTGAACCACCAGCAAGAACCGCTTCGGCAATACCTAAGCTAAAATAATCTCCCAAAATGAAAAAAATCAATAATGGCCATAATACTGAGGTTGCCATCGAATCAGTTCCTTTGGACATAAAGAAAAATGAATCCTTCCAGTGGTCTTTTGCAAGAACCTCTTTAAACGAAAAATGATATCGAATATGTGTTTCTTTGCGTAAAAACAAAATTGCTGCTGAACCAATAAGAATAACACAAGCAATAACAAAAACAATACGAAAACCAACCAAACTAATCAATAACCCACCAAGAAGAGGACCTGCCACCGTCGCAAGAATTTTATAAAAACTTACTTTACCCACTTCCTCTCCACGATGTTTCTGATCACTTGCATGATAAAAAAGCAGATTCATTCCCATCCAATAAAATGCTAAAGAAATTCCCACTAACGAAGATAAAACCACCAAAGGAATCGCTACAGTCTTGAGAAGCGAAAGACCCGCAAGGAATGCAACATAGAAAGGAAGACTAAATAATACTGCATGTTTAACACCAAACCGTGCTGCAAACGCTGCGGCAATAGGCGTAAACACTGCAAAAATCAAAGAATAGAAGATAAAGAAAAGTAACGTCTGCGTCAAAGAGTACCCTAACTCATGATAAAGATAAAGAGGAATAAACAAACTAATCAACGACAACGCAAAGAAACGCAGAGTAATAGAGATCGCAATATGAGACAGTTCCTTCCCACCAGGAACACGACACCAAAATTCATGATGACGTAACATTCAAGATAATAAACTTTATAAAAGAATATAAGTCTTTTGTTTCGGATGGACCCGTGGTCTAGTGGCTTACATGAGCAGGAAATTGGCAACAATGATGGCTCATGCCCACACATGACGTTCGCCTGACTTGAAAAACTGGTTTTTCATCCAGAAAAACTTACTTTTCTCAGAGCGCGGAAGATCCCCGGTTCGAAACAGTCACTGCGTTCGTTTCTTCGTTCGTTAGGACTCACGAAGCTCCGGGCGGGTCCATTCTTTTCTATACCCGACTTGCTGTCAAAGATTAGAAAAACCATAGAATCACAAATCACTATCTAAATAATGCTGAACCGCAGCATTAGTTCCAGCTAGAAAAAACCAATTTCCCTCTACTTTATCTACACGAGCAATTGCATTAGTTGCAGTTTCAACTGCATCATTTCTTCCATAAAGAATTTCACGAGTGTACACTGCCGCAGTTGTGCCAACATATTGAGCCCCTACAATTCCAGCGTAAGTTGCCACTGCAAACCCACCAATAATAAGTGCTTCTTGTAATTTAGCCATACCCTGAAAAAACGATACCCATTTTATAAGATTATATTAGAAAAAGAGAGAAAAAGAAAAAAAGAAAGAAAAAAACCTATTCGGTTTATTCTTCACCAGCTGCTGGAGCTTCTACTTCAGCTGCAGGAGCTGCAGCAGGCATAGGAGCACCAACACGAGCATCTTGGTAGGTTGTACCTTCAACTTCTACTTCCATACCAGAAAGTTCACCAGCTCTGTGACCGATAACACGGCCAGCAAGGCGAGTGTCAGCACCAGTGTAACCAGCTACGAGCATTGCTACGTTTCCGTTAGCATGTTCGAAGAGTTTAACACGAGCACGTCCAGGGGTGAATCCTTCAGTACAGTCAGCAGGGTTGCCAAGAAGTTGAGCTGCAACGGTGTTTACACAAGGTCCGCCAACAACAATCAAGTTCTGAGCTGCTACGTTGTTTACTTCGCTGTCAAGTTTTGTTGCGTCAACAACAGTAACTGGAGCAAGGTCGCCACGTGCATCAACAGCGCTTGAAACTGCGCCAGCTTCGATGAAGACTTGAGCTTGAACTTGTTCTTTAGGAACAGTTACAGTAAGCTCGTCGCCGGTATCGTCGCCACTTTCTTCTTCAGTTTGCACTAAAAGAAGTCCGTAGAGAGTTCGACCGCGTTCTTCATCAACGCCTTCAACATCAACCATAGTTACGCTTGTGTTAAGAGTTGTTACAGTAGTGGTTACATCTAAGTCAACTTCGTTGCTTGCTGCTTTTTGAATATCAACCCAAGTGATTTCATCAACAGTTGCTTCGTCGAGGTTATCAGAGTCAATACTCAAGGTAATGTTAAATGATTGACCATTACCAGATGCTGCAGCTTGAGCTACAAGGTTTTTAGATGGTTGTACTGAAGACCCAGCAACACCGTTAAAGGTTTGCCCAAAGTCAGCAGATGATGCGTTACCATTTAACATGTTAACAACAAGACCATACTGAGTTACAAGAGCAGACTGAGTGGTGTTAGTAACAAGTCCACTTTGATCTAAGTCCATACTCACGTTACCGGTAGTCTCATCAACAACAAACTCATAGGTTTTACCGCCAACAATAAGTTCTCCTACTCCTAAACGAGTGATACTATCAGAACTCATGTTGTTCCAGTCTGAAAGTACTGCAGCAACAGTTGCGTTGGTAGCAGCATCGTAGGTATCTTCGTAGGTTTGACCATTTGAAAGATCACTAAATTGAATCTCGTTGTTGCTAGTATCTAAGCTATCAAAGCGAAGTACATATGTGTAGGTTGTCTCATCAGCAGATGCAATTGGATCGTCTGATAATACTACATATGAATCTTCATCGATAACGAAGTAACTTGCATTGTAACTTTCTCCGTTAGCATCACTACCGTTAAAGCTTGACTCAAATTCAGTAAACCAAAGTCGGTCGTTGTCGTCTCCCCAAACAAAGCTTGTTCCGGAGTTATCAACAAATGGTACATTGTATTCATTACCAGCTAAGTTGGTAAAGCGAATAGTGTACGCATCGTCACCGTTTGCATCAATTTGGAAGGTTTCTGAATCTCCCTCATTAACGCCTTTAAAGGTTACGTCCCAACCATTGTGTAACATACCTTGAGGTTCGTCAAGCATTTCACGTAAGCCGTGTCCTGCTGCGATGTATGCTTCGTCACCGGATTTGCCGTCTGCTTTGAGTTGATATTTAATATCAGTGATCTCAACAGTAGCAAGTGCGCTGGTGTTGGAAGCTACAATGCGTACTTGAGCGTCTTCGATATCTTCTTCGTTAATTTCAACGCCAGCAGTGTAGAATAATCCATCAGCAGTGTTGGTGTCTTGGAATTCAATTTTGTCAGCTCCTAAAAAGAACTCACATGATTGAATACCACCAGCGAAATCTTGGTAAAGAACTTCACTTACACCAATTTCAGTTCCGTCAGCTAAACGATCAGTTTCACCGTCAGTTAAAAGATCAGTGGTTTCACCGTTAACAACGAATTTACACTCGTCGGAATCAGCGAAAGACAATTCAACATTGTAGTTTTGACCGTCGATGGTGTAACTTTTAGGAGTTCC is part of the Candidatus Woesearchaeota archaeon genome and encodes:
- a CDS encoding thrombospondin type 3 repeat-containing protein → MSLTKHQTIGIVLVICLVVALGAYFISQRSVGDGFQERSEESENTAFAGQAIQVQKAGMKAPSLKMPARLAESCVPQAATACSKVNGRTTATIKGRNVVGTDQCTNGQSWTYGCVGEGAGLQYYRCVNTCQNGCGATSCNAQPARDGDITGDNLIAYDDAQCLTEWFNMRAKPACAVVESRRADLDCTSGAQLNDVFILTKRVLSGKWPNDRADVAMPVDSNVDGKVDCFETDSDADGVMWVNDNCPAVANPGQADTDGDGIGDMCEASCTPGLNWRNYNRTTSPELYTGNYTVCAGDEENLLTNVARTVVFSCTDAVKCESLCSPGFRLNQEGDQCVADPAQVVVQPFCRTTATGVESDNGNLLNTCEGSLRTYNYCWNDRVNTQQYTCEMGCNAQTQDCCRSVSAVNLRCEGNMFANETTTSCGTTVTLNSNCAHSCVVERPANAPREWNPGCQRIVN
- a CDS encoding thrombospondin type 3 repeat-containing protein — translated: MNRSSILALIVVALAIVIVAGFFINSSFRDAVSGKNQAQTDSDGDTILDQVDNCPYVANQNQLNRDGDIYGDLCDRCVLVSGEDNFDSDDDSFGDLCDNCPQKSNRDQADRDSDTVGDVCDETPLPVEPVVAPLAEFCHYVDMQGRTVPDRIENRFDLTLGGVVTHKGIFRNACSNINAPLPQAVDWRDIGKQHPISSKNYYCSDKPKNPDGYAANRAGGDNLVKIEADVVCRERLGCDVSTGRCCVALRAENLRCEGTVFKNETFTSCGSDPVTVISDCATMGQYCNAKGTRQGFGPGCMPKE
- a CDS encoding class I SAM-dependent methyltransferase: MEKPPIPDPEAQFLEGLVELQYGLDVEKKLRSLSLNVSWAVGWPEKNTAFWNAEAFLWRTKIDGSTRAFITQKLSFLHGKKNLDLGCGSCSYLSSVGLDVSPKMLAFNDECYEKVQGDLENPLPFSDQSFGSTTAVFVLNYVSHLDSLIKEVWRVLELGGTFVVVLSARPINDWQRQKQVWTKSKQEWCEDLGKVFSSVLVEEQQGLLFFTCVK
- a CDS encoding MFS transporter, with protein sequence MLRHHEFWCRVPGGKELSHIAISITLRFFALSLISLFIPLYLYHELGYSLTQTLLFFIFYSLIFAVFTPIAAAFAARFGVKHAVLFSLPFYVAFLAGLSLLKTVAIPLVVLSSLVGISLAFYWMGMNLLFYHASDQKHRGEEVGKVSFYKILATVAGPLLGGLLISLVGFRIVFVIACVILIGSAAILFLRKETHIRYHFSFKEVLAKDHWKDSFFFMSKGTDSMATSVLWPLLIFFILGDYFSLGIAEAVLAGGSAVLMWIIGKYSDHMNKHTLIHVMGVLESLAWVARAFVATPFHVFAVSIIGAIINGVRIPPLEAVEFDKARGHSVSYFVSREVFICLGRVLMLSFVLLIGSIQGGVLFQAFSGLAALLF